A stretch of Deinococcus gobiensis I-0 DNA encodes these proteins:
- a CDS encoding type IV pilin protein, translating into MPPSRQQGFTLIELLVVIAIIGVLAAIFLPSYQKAQKRPYDAAALQCGRAIVTAEITRKIESGSYGNNTAQLGEDVKEACQDQGVQIVRDTTPVRGANTPGTGEIGIGIPQGQPPYIAFKVYHPQGSGYYVYVNTVNAESRDKLGKKYEWETN; encoded by the coding sequence ATGCCGCCATCCCGTCAGCAGGGGTTCACCCTGATCGAACTCCTCGTCGTCATCGCCATCATCGGCGTTCTGGCAGCCATCTTCCTGCCCAGTTATCAGAAGGCACAGAAACGGCCGTACGACGCCGCTGCACTCCAGTGTGGCCGAGCCATCGTGACGGCAGAAATCACCCGCAAGATCGAGAGCGGCAGTTACGGGAACAACACGGCCCAGTTGGGCGAGGACGTCAAGGAGGCCTGCCAGGATCAGGGCGTGCAGATCGTCCGGGATACGACCCCCGTGCGGGGCGCGAATACACCGGGTACCGGCGAGATCGGCATCGGCATCCCACAGGGACAACCCCCCTACATCGCGTTCAAGGTCTACCACCCGCAGGGCAGTGGGTACTACGTCTACGTCAATACGGTGAATGCGGAGTCCAGGGACAAGCTGGGCAAGAAATACGAGTGGGAGACGAACTGA
- a CDS encoding prepilin-type cleavage/methylation domain-containing protein, with product MIILIIGILAAVLVPNLQGARRAANDTVAVNCGRGLVQAAVSAKLDQGPGATYRSAAQLLNTPLGRVCQAPDLEIVTVEANTETFRYTVRHLNGNRTIVVTRSGLKREK from the coding sequence GTGATCATTCTGATCATTGGCATTCTGGCGGCCGTCCTCGTCCCGAATCTGCAGGGCGCACGCCGGGCGGCGAACGACACTGTCGCCGTGAACTGTGGCCGAGGCCTGGTGCAGGCGGCCGTCAGCGCGAAGCTCGATCAAGGCCCTGGGGCCACTTACCGCTCCGCCGCGCAGCTCCTGAACACGCCACTCGGGCGGGTGTGCCAAGCACCGGATCTAGAGATCGTGACGGTCGAGGCGAACACGGAAACCTTCCGGTACACCGTCCGACATCTGAATGGAAACCGGACAATTGTGGTCACCCGATCAGGCTTGAAGCGCGAGAAGTAA
- a CDS encoding GspE/PulE family protein — protein sequence MTATISDKDQYTELFLGALSRYGHDPRSLQQPGVSPLALARRQGIPEGHLTGAFQIIGFPIAEGAEPYNHESIPAHLQILVGVYDSQSTYASYDPFDDEIIALTSGLPAYAPRAVAVTLDLTPSRAHLAPTQRDMRTVLDALLHLGFGDLTPEELLQVNYQEVLLDTGRITPTELAKAYALLTNSPYIDTQSNPPHANVRNIISAHLITSFKIVPHSRNGNVLTVLQSDPTDPYPIQSLEDELQAQGIEIVGAVATAQAIDQLILSLYHRSDQEERLQREAQTRRQNNQNAFDGDTSEMESPVKDRILGALQEAAGNGASDLHLQPERSNLLIRERLHGNLINRGIIPKELAQQAINYVKITANMDLQLRVPQDSRITIPVHLDGKTQDLRLRVSALPSYHGESVVMRLLKDVSELPTLDQSGFSPTNLQHIKDALSASNGMILVTGPTGSGKTTLMHSSLVHLNDPSLKIVTIEDPIEYEQPYMVQTEIRRNEDPLQDLNFARVLRSQLRQDPDIIFVGEIRDRETAEISMQAAQTGHLLLSTLHTNSALAALTRLMDFGIPAYLLAENLRLVIAQRLVGRPCPDCSVEEPIPTAYRVKDAVSTTMKRGTGLRGEQECPRCSGTGDYGRIAVHEVLVITPELRKVIIEGEGKSVDIELLAQEQGLVSLQHDALLKVASHQANLKSALERTK from the coding sequence ATGACTGCAACCATCTCCGACAAAGACCAGTACACCGAACTTTTCCTCGGCGCCCTCAGCCGCTACGGCCACGATCCCCGGAGCCTCCAACAGCCCGGCGTCTCCCCCCTCGCCCTCGCCCGCCGGCAGGGCATCCCCGAAGGGCACCTCACCGGCGCGTTCCAGATCATCGGCTTCCCCATCGCCGAGGGCGCCGAGCCGTACAACCACGAGTCCATCCCCGCCCACCTGCAAATTCTGGTCGGCGTCTACGACAGTCAGTCCACCTACGCCAGCTATGACCCCTTCGACGACGAGATCATCGCCCTCACCAGTGGTCTGCCCGCCTATGCACCCCGGGCCGTCGCGGTCACGCTCGACCTGACCCCGTCCCGCGCGCACCTCGCACCCACTCAGCGCGACATGCGGACCGTCCTCGACGCCCTGCTACACCTGGGTTTCGGTGACCTCACGCCAGAAGAATTGCTCCAGGTCAACTATCAGGAAGTCCTGCTCGACACGGGCCGCATCACGCCCACCGAGCTCGCCAAGGCCTACGCCCTCCTGACCAACTCTCCCTATATCGACACCCAGAGCAACCCGCCGCACGCCAACGTCCGGAACATCATCTCCGCCCACCTCATCACCAGCTTCAAGATCGTCCCCCACTCCAGGAACGGCAACGTCCTCACCGTCCTCCAGAGTGACCCCACCGATCCCTACCCCATCCAGTCCCTCGAAGACGAGTTGCAGGCCCAGGGCATCGAGATCGTCGGCGCGGTCGCGACCGCCCAGGCCATCGACCAATTGATCCTCAGCCTCTACCACCGGAGCGATCAGGAAGAACGCCTCCAGCGCGAAGCGCAGACCCGGCGTCAGAACAACCAGAACGCCTTCGACGGCGACACCAGCGAAATGGAGAGCCCGGTCAAGGATCGCATCCTCGGCGCACTCCAGGAAGCCGCCGGCAACGGCGCCAGCGACCTCCACCTTCAACCCGAACGCAGCAACCTCCTGATCCGCGAGCGCCTGCACGGCAACCTCATCAACCGCGGCATCATCCCCAAAGAACTCGCCCAGCAGGCCATCAACTACGTCAAGATCACCGCCAACATGGACCTGCAACTCCGGGTTCCCCAGGACAGCCGCATCACCATCCCCGTTCACCTGGACGGCAAAACGCAGGACCTCCGCTTGCGTGTCTCCGCCCTGCCCAGCTACCACGGCGAAAGCGTCGTCATGCGACTGCTCAAGGACGTTTCCGAGCTGCCCACCCTCGATCAGAGCGGATTCTCCCCCACCAACCTCCAGCACATCAAGGACGCCCTCTCCGCTTCGAACGGCATGATCCTCGTGACTGGACCCACCGGCAGCGGCAAGACCACCCTGATGCACAGCAGCCTGGTCCACCTCAACGATCCCTCCCTGAAGATCGTCACCATCGAAGACCCCATCGAGTATGAGCAGCCGTACATGGTTCAGACCGAGATCCGGCGCAACGAAGACCCCCTCCAGGATCTCAACTTCGCACGCGTCCTGCGCAGCCAGCTCCGCCAGGACCCGGACATCATCTTCGTGGGCGAGATCCGGGACCGGGAGACGGCCGAGATCAGCATGCAGGCCGCCCAGACCGGTCACCTTCTGCTCAGCACCCTGCACACCAACAGCGCCCTGGCTGCCCTGACCCGCCTGATGGACTTCGGCATTCCGGCCTACCTGCTCGCCGAGAACCTGCGCCTGGTGATCGCGCAACGCCTCGTCGGTCGGCCCTGCCCGGATTGCAGCGTCGAAGAGCCCATTCCTACGGCCTACCGCGTCAAGGATGCCGTGAGTACCACGATGAAGCGCGGGACGGGGCTGCGTGGCGAACAGGAATGCCCCCGCTGTAGCGGCACTGGAGACTACGGCCGTATCGCCGTGCACGAGGTGCTGGTCATCACCCCGGAATTACGCAAGGTCATCATCGAGGGCGAAGGCAAGTCTGTCGACATCGAACTCCTCGCGCAGGAGCAAGGCCTCGTGTCCCTCCAACATGACGCCCTGCTCAAGGTCGCCAGCCATCAGGCCAATCTCAAGAGTGCGCTCGAGCGCACCAAGTAA
- a CDS encoding AAA family ATPase: MTAPPLIGRVQRHWRTQAGLDGCILLVNEIEHRLTAPRGLPPVLKGAQLQVTVEAGEIVTAERLVTETEIAWAFYSRLPGPAARNVIKVVHALGDQTHELVQGPHGLLSGISGCTPSLLKAMRDYARKEGRLYTTLRALADLGLPPEHARRLVKVHGAGAVRRFEEDPYAGVQYGIALSVLDYAARQQGLSLFDPRRGPALAYEIVRLACQEHGHTCLPLPVLYGELRDLHALEDDEATDAVARAFQAGSLKEALGAAYLPDQLRLESRLADDVIRLVLSTPTPVRPLLPPHLTDEQGAAVTLGCQSTLCIITGGPGTGKTTTLKALLDSLEAAGLETLLCAPTGKAASRMSQSTEREATTLHRILGYDGAAYTGGSIQADVVVVDEVSMASNELLSQLLRVVPDATRVILVGDEDQLPPIDAGHPLAALIQTLPTARLTKTHRQAQGSPILKLAGMLISGEAPVNTGVPFHAAEVTHQIVDLVQAHLTPQGPPMVLTAGKAGPLGVDALNLALQAALNPGTGRLRVGDPVMATRNNHETGLMNGMTGRVTEIGKKLRCLFDDVPYEFSAEEAAQLALAYAMTIHRSQGSEWPAVIVVLAAAHQRLLSRQLAYTAVTRAKSVLVASGERAAWTYCAQTNAPYRNSMLERFLRL; encoded by the coding sequence ATGACTGCGCCGCCTTTGATTGGCCGTGTCCAGCGGCATTGGCGCACCCAGGCAGGCCTCGACGGGTGCATCCTTCTCGTGAACGAAATCGAGCACCGCCTCACTGCCCCCCGTGGCCTGCCCCCAGTGCTCAAGGGCGCGCAGCTCCAGGTCACGGTCGAGGCAGGCGAGATCGTGACGGCCGAGCGTCTTGTCACGGAGACAGAGATTGCCTGGGCCTTCTACTCCCGCCTGCCGGGCCCGGCCGCGCGCAACGTGATCAAGGTGGTGCACGCCCTGGGCGACCAGACGCACGAGTTGGTACAGGGGCCACATGGCCTCCTCAGTGGAATCTCCGGCTGCACCCCCTCCCTCCTCAAAGCCATGCGGGACTATGCCCGCAAGGAAGGCCGCCTCTACACCACCCTGCGCGCCCTGGCCGACCTGGGCCTGCCGCCCGAGCACGCCCGCAGGCTGGTCAAGGTCCACGGTGCCGGAGCCGTGCGGCGCTTCGAGGAGGACCCCTATGCCGGCGTGCAGTACGGCATCGCCCTGAGCGTGCTCGACTATGCCGCCCGGCAGCAGGGCCTGAGTCTGTTCGACCCTCGCCGAGGCCCAGCGCTGGCCTACGAGATCGTGCGCCTCGCCTGTCAGGAACACGGGCATACCTGCCTGCCCTTGCCTGTCCTCTACGGTGAGCTCCGGGACCTGCATGCCCTGGAGGATGACGAGGCCACCGATGCCGTCGCCCGCGCCTTCCAGGCCGGGTCCCTGAAAGAAGCCCTGGGGGCCGCCTACCTTCCGGATCAGTTGCGCCTGGAATCCCGTCTCGCCGATGACGTCATCCGCCTGGTCCTCAGCACGCCTACGCCCGTCAGGCCCCTCCTGCCCCCACACCTCACCGACGAACAGGGCGCGGCCGTCACGCTGGGGTGCCAGTCCACCCTGTGCATCATCACGGGCGGGCCCGGGACGGGGAAAACCACAACCCTCAAGGCCTTGCTCGACAGCTTGGAAGCCGCCGGCCTGGAGACCCTCCTATGCGCGCCCACGGGGAAGGCCGCGAGCCGGATGAGCCAGAGCACCGAGCGCGAGGCCACCACCCTCCACCGCATCCTGGGCTACGACGGGGCCGCCTACACGGGCGGGTCGATCCAGGCAGATGTCGTCGTCGTGGATGAAGTCAGCATGGCGAGCAACGAACTCCTGAGCCAGCTGCTCCGGGTGGTGCCGGATGCGACCCGCGTGATCCTGGTCGGCGACGAGGATCAGTTACCACCTATCGACGCCGGGCACCCCCTGGCTGCTCTCATCCAGACGTTGCCGACAGCCCGCCTCACGAAGACGCACCGGCAGGCGCAGGGCAGTCCCATCCTGAAGCTCGCGGGCATGCTCATCAGCGGGGAAGCGCCGGTCAATACGGGTGTGCCCTTCCACGCGGCCGAGGTGACCCATCAGATCGTGGACCTCGTGCAGGCCCACCTGACGCCCCAGGGCCCCCCCATGGTCCTGACGGCTGGGAAAGCCGGGCCGCTGGGGGTCGATGCGCTGAATCTGGCCCTGCAGGCGGCCCTCAATCCAGGGACGGGCCGCCTGCGGGTGGGTGACCCGGTCATGGCCACCCGGAACAATCACGAGACCGGCCTGATGAACGGGATGACCGGTCGGGTGACGGAGATCGGGAAGAAGCTGCGGTGCCTGTTCGACGACGTGCCCTATGAGTTCTCCGCGGAGGAGGCCGCGCAGCTGGCCCTGGCCTACGCCATGACGATCCACCGTTCCCAGGGCAGTGAGTGGCCGGCCGTGATCGTGGTCCTGGCTGCCGCACACCAACGCCTCCTGTCCAGACAGCTCGCCTACACGGCCGTCACCCGCGCGAAGTCGGTCCTCGTGGCCTCCGGCGAGCGGGCCGCCTGGACGTACTGCGCCCAGACAAACGCGCCCTACCGAAATTCCATGCTGGAGCGCTTTCTCCGCCTCTGA
- a CDS encoding type IV pilin protein: MQQQTQGFTLIELLVVIAIIGVLAAIFLPSYQRAQKRPYDAASVQCARAIVTAETTRKIEVRFYSDNVNALGEDVKEACQDQGVQVGRDNVAVTGPTMAGTGVVGIGSNQDGSSYIAFRTWHANGNGFYHYSNALNTPSEYRLGKRFDWGS; the protein is encoded by the coding sequence ATGCAGCAGCAGACCCAGGGCTTTACCCTTATTGAGCTTCTCGTGGTGATCGCCATCATCGGTGTCCTGGCGGCCATCTTCCTGCCGAGCTACCAGCGGGCGCAGAAGCGGCCGTACGACGCTGCTTCCGTCCAGTGCGCTCGGGCCATCGTGACTGCCGAGACCACGCGCAAGATCGAGGTGCGCTTCTACAGCGACAACGTCAACGCCCTGGGCGAGGACGTCAAGGAGGCCTGCCAGGACCAGGGCGTGCAGGTCGGTCGAGACAATGTCGCGGTCACCGGCCCCACGATGGCGGGCACAGGCGTCGTGGGGATCGGATCGAATCAGGACGGCTCGAGCTACATCGCCTTCCGGACGTGGCATGCGAACGGGAATGGGTTCTATCACTACTCCAACGCGCTGAACACGCCCTCCGAGTACCGCCTCGGCAAACGCTTCGACTGGGGGAGCTGA
- a CDS encoding polymorphic toxin type 24 domain-containing protein — MSRGANGLPEPAKGAVGPHSGLQFDANDSSRIYSATEFDAHGNPVRRIDFAARSGQDLPHSHEWDPAKGTFSKEKVPLLCK; from the coding sequence GTGTCGCGTGGAGCAAATGGCCTTCCTGAACCAGCGAAGGGTGCCGTTGGTCCTCACTCAGGACTTCAGTTTGATGCCAATGATTCAAGTCGCATTTATTCTGCTACCGAGTTTGACGCGCATGGGAATCCTGTACGACGGATAGACTTCGCTGCCCGTTCAGGTCAAGATCTCCCACACAGCCACGAGTGGGATCCCGCAAAAGGAACGTTTTCCAAGGAAAAAGTGCCCCTCCTCTGCAAGTGA
- a CDS encoding HU family DNA-binding protein, with amino-acid sequence MSATAPQLAAPATPAPKRITLSNLQIAHRLVAEANCIKTAEEGREILHQLADILYACLSEGYDVNIQNVATFSVKHQPGRPDNLRDGAVCSPKKSGTVRLSKYLKTGY; translated from the coding sequence ATGAGCGCCACTGCCCCTCAACTCGCCGCGCCCGCCACCCCTGCGCCCAAGCGCATCACCCTGAGCAATCTTCAGATCGCCCATCGCCTCGTCGCCGAGGCCAACTGCATCAAGACGGCCGAGGAAGGCCGCGAGATCCTCCACCAGCTGGCCGACATCCTCTATGCCTGCCTGAGCGAGGGGTACGACGTCAACATCCAGAACGTGGCGACCTTCAGTGTCAAGCATCAGCCGGGCCGGCCGGACAACCTCCGGGATGGCGCCGTCTGTTCCCCCAAAAAGTCGGGCACCGTGCGCCTGTCCAAGTACCTCAAGACCGGCTACTGA
- a CDS encoding type IV pilin protein → MHPSRQQGFTLIELLVVIAIIGVLAAIFLPSYQRAQKRPYDAAAAQCGRAIVTNETTYRIENRTFTGDLNALGEDVKEACQDQGVRWNVHAGGVDPNSGSQAINADGNNLAFKVWHPNGTGFFRWWTLSPNPQGSGDRLNRMFDWDGNLR, encoded by the coding sequence ATGCATCCATCCCGTCAGCAAGGCTTCACTCTCATCGAGCTTCTCGTGGTGATCGCCATCATCGGCGTTCTCGCGGCCATCTTCCTGCCCAGTTACCAGAGGGCACAGAAACGCCCATATGACGCTGCGGCCGCCCAATGTGGGCGGGCCATCGTGACCAATGAAACCACGTACCGCATTGAGAACCGCACGTTCACCGGGGACCTCAATGCGCTCGGCGAGGATGTCAAGGAGGCCTGCCAGGATCAGGGCGTGCGCTGGAATGTCCATGCCGGAGGTGTAGACCCGAACAGCGGTTCCCAAGCCATCAATGCGGATGGGAACAACTTAGCGTTCAAAGTTTGGCATCCGAATGGCACGGGCTTTTTCCGCTGGTGGACGCTGTCGCCCAACCCGCAGGGCTCCGGAGACCGTCTGAACCGCATGTTCGACTGGGACGGCAACCTCCGATGA
- a CDS encoding type II secretion system protein, with the protein MRRQHQQGFTLIELLVVIAIIGILAAIFLPSYQKAQKRPYDAAAQQCGRAIWTETIARRAESSSFRSTFNISALGADVKEVCQDQGIQVHHFDSTGLSKGGTGDGEVTMNMEVTCFLTWSPNGTKLFEWQKGCNQGAPLMRAIEW; encoded by the coding sequence ATGCGACGCCAACATCAGCAGGGCTTTACCCTTATTGAATTGCTCGTGGTGATCGCCATCATCGGTATCCTGGCGGCCATCTTCCTGCCCAGCTATCAGAAGGCGCAGAAGCGACCCTATGACGCGGCCGCGCAGCAATGTGGGCGGGCCATCTGGACAGAGACCATCGCCCGCCGGGCGGAATCGTCGAGCTTCCGGTCGACGTTCAACATCAGCGCGTTGGGGGCGGATGTGAAGGAGGTCTGCCAGGATCAGGGCATCCAGGTGCATCACTTCGACTCCACAGGCCTGAGCAAGGGCGGCACGGGGGATGGCGAGGTCACGATGAACATGGAGGTGACCTGCTTCCTCACCTGGTCGCCCAACGGCACCAAGCTCTTCGAATGGCAGAAGGGGTGCAACCAGGGTGCCCCGCTCATGCGCGCTATCGAGTGGTGA
- a CDS encoding metal-binding protein has product MHGYQHTAVNMTCTALGCGALALFGYPQSATALAAGLAFGTLLVTPDLDLHLNDARRNWGPLRFIWVPYAALSKHRGMSHTFLAGPTIRLLYLALWVAPIVWLVSRFQPLTLPETSWRFLALAGIGYFFAQWLHLLCDGIYPDLPRSPSGNRRPSKARARRS; this is encoded by the coding sequence ATGCATGGCTACCAACACACCGCGGTCAACATGACCTGCACCGCCCTGGGGTGCGGGGCGCTCGCTCTCTTCGGCTATCCCCAGAGCGCGACGGCCCTCGCCGCAGGCCTCGCCTTCGGCACCCTCCTCGTCACCCCGGACCTCGACCTCCACCTCAACGATGCCCGCCGCAACTGGGGACCCCTCCGCTTCATCTGGGTCCCCTATGCCGCCCTCTCCAAGCACCGGGGCATGTCCCACACTTTCCTGGCCGGACCCACGATCCGCCTGCTCTATCTCGCACTCTGGGTCGCTCCCATCGTCTGGCTCGTGTCCCGCTTCCAGCCCTTGACGCTCCCCGAGACGAGCTGGCGCTTCTTGGCCCTCGCTGGCATCGGGTACTTCTTCGCCCAGTGGTTACACCTGCTCTGCGACGGCATCTACCCGGATCTCCCTCGCTCGCCCAGTGGGAACCGCCGCCCCTCCAAAGCACGCGCCCGGCGCTCCTAA
- a CDS encoding helix-turn-helix domain-containing protein produces the protein MLLHERLRTLRHAAGLRLKDVAPSCGLSVPYLSELELGRTQPSLNTLESLARAYALTLQDLLRDVEGYGGTTHDSLPLGLAALVADPVLGQGLTPDWVRALSRIEFRGKRPRDKEAWCEIWWHLRRVMV, from the coding sequence ATGCTGTTGCACGAACGACTCCGCACCCTCCGCCACGCCGCCGGCCTTCGTCTGAAGGACGTGGCCCCGTCCTGTGGACTCAGCGTGCCGTACCTGAGTGAACTGGAACTCGGCCGCACACAACCCAGTCTGAATACCCTGGAAAGCCTTGCTCGGGCGTATGCCCTGACCTTGCAGGACCTGCTCCGTGACGTCGAGGGGTATGGCGGAACAACCCACGACAGCCTCCCGCTCGGCCTCGCCGCACTCGTTGCCGATCCTGTTCTGGGCCAGGGCCTGACCCCGGACTGGGTACGCGCGCTGTCCCGCATCGAATTCCGGGGCAAGCGCCCCCGGGACAAGGAAGCGTGGTGTGAGATCTGGTGGCACCTGCGGCGGGTGATGGTCTGA
- a CDS encoding HD domain-containing phosphohydrolase has product MERRPMWMTLPKLPPALLRLLQEQPDPAHAVGVAELAAASAPEVGVDPTTAYLAGWLHDVGKLAVPQDLLDACRPLTSAEQLMIQAHPVEGESLVRRAWPDVSAEIVHAVRHHHERLDGQGYPDGHSSLPVLTMLVAAADVYDALTRDRCYRPAVEAAAAVEILRGAALSREVVEAVCRVLGAPGACFGGAAVPTGRAREIRVDAVAEQV; this is encoded by the coding sequence ATGGAGCGTCGGCCGATGTGGATGACCCTGCCGAAGCTGCCTCCCGCGTTGCTGCGGCTCCTGCAGGAACAGCCGGACCCTGCACACGCGGTCGGCGTCGCTGAGCTCGCGGCGGCCAGCGCGCCCGAGGTGGGCGTCGATCCGACCACGGCGTACCTGGCCGGATGGCTGCACGACGTGGGCAAACTGGCTGTGCCCCAGGACTTGCTTGACGCCTGCCGGCCCTTGACATCAGCGGAACAGCTGATGATTCAGGCCCACCCGGTAGAAGGGGAGAGCCTGGTGCGTCGAGCGTGGCCGGATGTCTCCGCGGAGATCGTGCACGCCGTCCGGCATCACCACGAACGATTGGATGGTCAGGGCTATCCGGATGGGCACTCGTCTCTGCCCGTGCTGACCATGCTGGTGGCGGCGGCCGATGTGTATGACGCCCTCACGCGGGACCGCTGCTACCGCCCAGCAGTGGAGGCGGCAGCAGCGGTAGAAATTCTGCGAGGTGCAGCGCTGTCTAGAGAAGTTGTCGAAGCGGTCTGTCGCGTCTTAGGAGCGCCGGGCGCGTGCTTTGGAGGGGCGGCGGTTCCCACTGGGCGAGCGAGGGAGATCCGGGTAGATGCCGTCGCAGAGCAGGTGTAA
- a CDS encoding type II secretion system protein, producing the protein MHRHSATHRQQGFTLIELLVVIAIIGVLAALFLPSYQRSQKRPYDAASLQCARAIVTAENVGFIEKRAFDSSLNALGADVKEACQDQGVQVSSERLDGVTAGTTGNSGIATSDDNFAFSVWHPNGSGGYHYNRNDGTRENGGKLTLRAF; encoded by the coding sequence ATGCACAGACATTCAGCAACCCACCGTCAGCAAGGCTTCACCCTCATCGAGTTACTCGTGGTCATCGCCATCATCGGCGTCCTCGCGGCCCTCTTCCTCCCGAGCTACCAGCGCTCCCAGAAACGCCCCTACGACGCCGCCTCCCTCCAGTGCGCACGCGCCATCGTCACGGCCGAGAACGTCGGCTTCATCGAGAAACGCGCCTTCGACAGCAGCCTGAATGCCCTCGGTGCCGACGTCAAAGAGGCCTGCCAGGACCAGGGTGTTCAGGTCAGCAGCGAGCGCCTGGACGGCGTGACCGCCGGGACCACCGGCAACAGCGGCATCGCGACCTCCGACGACAACTTCGCGTTCTCCGTCTGGCATCCGAATGGCAGCGGCGGCTACCACTACAACCGCAACGACGGCACCCGCGAGAACGGCGGCAAGCTCACGCTCCGGGCGTTCTGA
- a CDS encoding type IV pilin protein, with protein sequence MPPSRQQGFTLIELLVVIAIIGVLAAIFLPSYQRAQKRPYDAAAAQCGRAIVTNETTYRIENRTFTGDLNALGEDVKEACQDQGVRLGIHAGGTDPNAGSQGFEGTSDNLAFKVWHPNGTGFYRWWTQSPDPQAQGNRLNRMFNWDGSSR encoded by the coding sequence ATGCCGCCATCCCGTCAGCAGGGGTTCACCCTGATCGAACTCCTCGTGGTGATCGCCATCATCGGCGTTCTCGCGGCCATCTTCCTGCCCAGTTACCAGAGGGCACAGAAACGCCCATATGACGCTGCGGCCGCTCAATGTGGGCGGGCCATCGTGACCAACGAGACGACGTACCGCATCGAGAACCGCACGTTCACCGGGGACCTCAATGCGCTCGGCGAGGATGTCAAGGAGGCCTGCCAGGACCAGGGCGTGCGCCTCGGCATCCACGCGGGTGGCACCGATCCCAACGCCGGCTCGCAAGGTTTCGAAGGCACGAGCGACAATCTGGCCTTCAAAGTCTGGCACCCGAACGGCACGGGCTTTTACCGCTGGTGGACACAGTCACCCGACCCTCAGGCACAGGGCAACCGTCTGAATCGCATGTTCAATTGGGACGGAAGTTCCAGATGA